Sequence from the Temnothorax longispinosus isolate EJ_2023e chromosome 6, Tlon_JGU_v1, whole genome shotgun sequence genome:
AAATAGAGACATGATGGTCTGTCACGTTTGTTCTCCTCGGTAAATCGTTCCGGATCAAATTCATACGGATCAGGAAAGTGTTCCGGATCATAGTGCATGCCAATCATCGGGATAAAAATTGGTGTGCCCTTCTCGATAACTAGATCGGAATTCGGCACCTTGTAGGTTTCCACTGTTGTGCGGTCTAGGAACGGCAACGGCGGATACATCCTCAAAGTTTCAGATACCACCATGTCGAGATACGGTAGTGACAGGATCTAATGACATGCACGTGAATAAGATGGATACTTTAAGCTTGACAATATTAAAGTCATTTTTGttttgctaaaatttttttgtaaaaaagaaacatatgtGTGTTCGCATACCATGTCGTACGTGATTTTGCCACCGGTTTCATCGAGCGCATCAAGAATTTCTTTTCTAAGTCTGTCTTGTATTTCCGGATGCGTCGCAAGTTCGTACAAAGTGAAAGCTATTGTCGATGAGGAAGTTTCAAAACCAGCCGTGAAGAAAATAGCTGCTTGCGCTACTAAATCGTCCCCGTCAAATTCTAAAAGTTTCAATTCACAtctcttcaaattttgaaaaattttcattgcaTATCATAATTAAGCTTTAGCTATTGGATCTATTGCATGCTTAGACAAATTGAGCGggtattttgattttttaaatgtaaattgacgAATTTATGCATTAGCTTGATGAATCTTTTGCTTACTAAATCCTCCAATGTCTTGATcttcgtgatttttttttagttcaaTAAGGATATCAATGAGATCATTTCTCTTTCCGCCAGACTTCATGCGTTGATTGATCGTGTCCCAAAGGACTTTACGTAAAAAAGCACTGGCATCCTTGCCAAACAATTTCACACGGGCCATACCAACTATATttggaagaaaaaatatcgcgaaaaattCTAAACAACGGATAATGTTGAAAGTAAAAATCATTTTGCCGTATTTTCGGAACTCGGCATCTGGATTATTTAAGGAATTCACGTTGAGTCCATAGGCAGTAGTGCCGATTATGTCCGTAGTGAATTTGGCAGCTAACTCCTTTATTTCCATTTCCATTCCTTTACCTGCCATCAATCGTATTCTTATTATTGTTTCAATTATTCAGTCGTAATTGTGATCGTTATGCCCTTTGATATATGTAACTCCATGCATAAATTCAGC
This genomic interval carries:
- the LOC139814235 gene encoding cytochrome P450 6k1-like; the protein is MALITAYWGLDGIIVLTTLIITAYLYMTRKFNYWKKRGVLEAPPTPFFGNITNCVFLKRSLGFLLKDLYDQGKGLPCIGFYILDKPALLVRDQEIVKNILIKDFNHFSDRYGSPDPNNDRLGYANVFFLKNPGWKLLRTKLSPFFTSGKLKKMFELMLECGDNLDTYLKSLKLEGKGMEMEIKELAAKFTTDIIGTTAYGLNVNSLNNPDAEFRKYGKMIFTFNIIRCLEFFAIFFLPNIVGMARVKLFGKDASAFLRKVLWDTINQRMKSGGKRNDLIDILIELKKNHEDQDIGGFKFDGDDLVAQAAIFFTAGFETSSSTIAFTLYELATHPEIQDRLRKEILDALDETGGKITYDMILSLPYLDMVVSETLRMYPPLPFLDRTTVETYKVPNSDLVIEKGTPIFIPMIGMHYDPEHFPDPYEFDPERFTEENKRDRPSCLYFPFGDGPHACIGTRMGLLQSKLGICTVLSKYELTPSEKTLIPMVIDPKAFSTSPMGGGLYLNIRKVNTLHAN